In the Gemmatimonadota bacterium genome, CGGGTCGAGGTGGCTCCGCCGCTCCGCGATGAACTCGTCGCTCAGCATCCGCGACGCCGGCATGTCGAGATGGTCCGCGTCGCCGACGAACCGGTCGAGGTCGGCGTACGCGAGCTTCTTCGCCTCGATGAGGTGATGCAGGTACGCCGGCGAGTTGTGCCCCATCGCCTTGAGGTCGTACGGCTCGAGGATGCGCAGCATCTCGAGCGCGGCGATCCCCTGGTTGCTCGGCGGCAGCTCCCAGACGCGGTAGCCGCGGTAGTCCGCCGACATGGGCGTCACCCAGTTCGGCGCGTTCCGCGCCAGGTCGTCGAGCGTGAGGAAGCCGCCGAGCGCGTCGAGGCGCTGGACGATGCGCCGGCCGAGCGCGCCACCATAGAAGACGCCGATGCCGCTGTCGGCGATGGTCTGCAGCGTGCGGGCGTAGTCGGGATTGCGGAACCACTCGCCGGCCTTCGGTGCGTGCCCTCCGGGGAGGAAGGTCGCCGCTGCCGCCGAGTCGCGCTGGAGGAAGGACGTCTCGGCCGCCCACTGCGCGGCGATGATCGGCGTCACGGGGAAGCCGTCGCGTGCATACCCGATCGCCGGTGCGAGCACCTGGCGCAGCGCGCGCGTCCCGTGCGTGCGCAGCAGCATCTCCCATCCCGCCAGCGCCCCCGGGACCGTGACCGACATCGCGCCCTGCTGCGATCCCGGGCGGAACCCGCGCGCGAGCAGGGTCTCGCGCGTCATCTTCGCGCCGGCGCGACCGCTCGCGTTGAGCGCGACCAGCCGCTGCTCCTTCGCCAGCCAGACGATCGCGAACATGTCCCCGCCGATGCCGGTCATGTGCGGCTCGGTCACGGTGAGCACCGCCGCCGCGGCGACGGCCGCGTCGATCGCGTTGCCCCCCTCGCGCAGCACCTGGAGCCCCGCCGCCGATGCGAGCGGCTGGCTCGTCGCGACCATGCCGCTCGGCGCATAGACCGTCGAACGGCCGGCGAGCGTCGTGGGGCGCGGCGCCTGCGCGCCGGCAGGCGCGGGGCAGAGCAGGGAGCAGGCCGCGAGCGCCGCGACCGCGGCACCGGTGACGGAACGGGTCATGCGCACTCCGATGTGGGGGAGGAGCGAACGGCTCAGTCGTGCTGCGGCAGCGTCCCGCTCGTGTGCGCACGATCGCGCGCCTCGGCGACCATGCCGCGCAGCAGGCTCACGAGTTCGGGCACGCTCAGCTCGTGCACCGGATGGCCTTCGTGGAAGGCGGTGCCGAGTCCGATGGTGCGTGTGCCCTCGCGACGCTTGAACGACTGCGACCGGATGAAGTCGTAGATCACGTACGCGATGGTGCACTTCCAGATGACGCGCTCGAGCAGCGCCGCTTCCGCGGGCTCCACCAGCGCGCGCACGATCTCGAGCGCCTGCTCCTGGTGCAGCAGCGTGTGCTCGGGACCGGGGAAGGTCTGCGCGATGTCGAGCCGGGCCGTCGGCGAGAGGCCTTCGGTGATCGCGACCACACGCACGAGCTGCAGCGGATGCACGAGCGTGAGGTAGGGGTCGCTCGAGAGCTGCTCGGCCTCGTCCTCGAAGGCCTCGCCGGTCGACGGATGCATCGCGACCAGCTCATGGGCCACGCCCTCGAGGTAGGCCGCGCAGAGCGTCATCGCCTCGTTGTTCCGGCCCGCGCTCAGCAGCACCATCACATAGAGGACGCGCTCCTCGACGTCATCCCAGTAGGCATCGATGAGCTGCGTGCGTTCCGCGTCGCGGGTCGCGATCTCCGTCGGCGAACCGGGGACGATCCGTTGCAGGCGTTCGTGGAGGCGGAGGGCGCGGGCGGACACGGGCGGTCAGGAGGGCGAAGGTGTGATGTGAACATGGGGCCATCGCCCCCCTTTCGCCAACCGCACGGGTCCCGAAGGGTCGCTCCGGGCCCTCAGCGGGGGAGCTTCATCGCCTTGTCGAAGGCCTCGATCGCGGCGCCGGTCGGGCCGGGCGGATTCGCCGGGCTCTTGGCCAGCGCTTCGGCCGCGGCGAGGGCGCCGTCGACGGCCTGCCGCAGGTCGGCGGGCAGGGGCTGCCGGCTCCAATTGGCCGAGCGATCCAGGTAGAGCGCGGCGAGCCGGAGGTCGGTCGCGACGGCCTCCAACCTTCCGAAGCGGCGGAGGCCCCAGCCGGTCACCGCCAGCTTCAGGTGATTCTCGGCGAGCAGGCGGTCCATCGCGACGAACTCCTGCTCGAGCGCGGCGGTCGTGATCGCCCCGGTCTGCACGCGCTCGGCGAGCGAGGTGAAGCGGGGTTCGAGCTCGACGAGCCGTGCGCCGATCTCCTCGTCCCGGCACCGTCCGATCTCGGAGCGGAAGGCGACCGAGGCGAGTTGCAGTTCGCGCGCGGCGAGGCGGGCCTGACCGCCCGCGAGGAGCTGCTGGATCTTCTCGAATCCGATCATCTGTTCCTGCGCGGCGACCGGCGCGGCGAGCGGCGCGGCGAGCGCGGCGAGGCAGAGCAGGGAGAGCGCAAGGCGGGGGAAAGGACGCATGAGGGGCCTCCCGAGGGTGGTGCTCCCACGATACGACCCGGCGCCGCAGCCGCCATACGGAAAGCTCGGGCTCGGGGGGAGGGAAATCCCGGCAGAGGATCGCCCCGCGTTCGGCCGCCGGGCGACGCAGTGGCGGTCCTGCGAGTGCCGCGGCTAGCATTCGCGTCATGCCCTGCACCGTCACCCGTGAGCCGCGCTGGCTCGTCATCGAGTTCCGCGGGATCGTCTCCAAGGTCGAGTTCCTGAAAGGCGTCGAGACGGTCGAGGCGTTCGAGCAGGACCCGGCGTGCCCGGTCGACCGGATCTACCTCCTCGCGGGGATCTTCGGCCGCGACCTCGACTTCAGCACGCTCGAGCGCCACGCCGCGCCGCGACTGAGTGGTGACTTCGATCGCCCCGCGCGCTCCGCGCTCGTCGCCGCGACGCCGGCCGGCACGAACTACGCGAACCTCTTCCAGAAGCTGAACATCAATCCGCAGCTGACCCACGCACAGTTCCGGACACGCGAGGACGCCGAGGCCTGGCTCTCGGCCTGAGACGCAGGACCGGCGTGTAGCGGCCCCGGCGGCCGACGCGCCAGATTGTGGACATGCGCCTCCTCCGCTTCCGCCTCGCCGTCGCGCTGTTCCCCGTCGCGATCGCTCCCGTCGCCCTCGCGGCACAGGCCTCTGCTGCCGCGCCGCGCCCCGTCACGGCTCGCGACCTCTACCGCCTGCGCGACGTCGGCGATCCGCAGGTATCGCCCGACGGCGAGTGGGTCGCCTACACCGTGAGCCGCGCCGACTCCTCCCGCGACGCGCGCGACACCGACCTCCACATGGTGCGGTGGGACGGCACGCGCAGCGTGCGACTCACGTCCACCAAGGCGAGCGAGTCGCAGCCGCGCTGGAGCCCCGACGGGAAGTACCTCGCCTTCGTCTCCGCCCGCGGGGACGATGACCAGTCGCAGCTCTGGCTGCTCGATCGGGCCGGCGGCGAGGCGCAGCAACTCACCTCCATCGCGGAAGGGGTCGCCGACTACGTCTGGTCCCCCGACGGCGCCCGGATCGTGATCGTCTCGCAGGATGCGGACTCCGCCGCGCGGGCGGACACGTCGAAGC is a window encoding:
- the ggt gene encoding gamma-glutamyltransferase, encoding MVATSQPLASAAGLQVLREGGNAIDAAVAAAAVLTVTEPHMTGIGGDMFAIVWLAKEQRLVALNASGRAGAKMTRETLLARGFRPGSQQGAMSVTVPGALAGWEMLLRTHGTRALRQVLAPAIGYARDGFPVTPIIAAQWAAETSFLQRDSAAAATFLPGGHAPKAGEWFRNPDYARTLQTIADSGIGVFYGGALGRRIVQRLDALGGFLTLDDLARNAPNWVTPMSADYRGYRVWELPPSNQGIAALEMLRILEPYDLKAMGHNSPAYLHHLIEAKKLAYADLDRFVGDADHLDMPASRMLSDEFIAERRSHLDPVRAQSRVDPGPLRTQSETIYLTVADAEGNMVSFINSIYDYFGSGVVVPGTGFALHNRGAGFTLTPDRPNTVAPGKRPFHTLIPAFVTQVVNGREQAYMSFGLMGGGVQAQGHVQFLLNHLVFGMDVQQSIDAARFRHYDGMRVALEAPIGDAVRAALTAMGHVMIDAPPVAFGGAQAIIRLPRGYAAGSDPRKDGMAVGY